One Halolamina litorea genomic window carries:
- a CDS encoding class I SAM-dependent methyltransferase codes for MKRPCVVVARENGEATRQHLAEADLIDQSFGIAVENGDLFIPVTDPDAVPEDLPLSDRDVPERTPQQTPADLLGYEPTYERLGDVVLVDEDDPERAAEIAEAIVESDIPVRSVLNRDSKVKGETRVRDWEVLADEGDERPPTETVHREYGHEFAVDVAEVYFSPRLATERNRVVEQIEPGEHVLDMFAGVGPYAIPMADAGAEVVACDLNPDAIAYLEANAERNGVADRITTHVGDVRELTEEYEGWADRLVMNLPHTAAEFADAAVAFAGDSCVIHLYDIQHEDGPFDRAREALVAAAGDEYEVTTLEERVVRSYAPHELNVCLDARLDRID; via the coding sequence ATGAAGCGGCCCTGCGTCGTCGTCGCCCGCGAGAACGGCGAGGCGACCCGACAGCACCTCGCGGAGGCGGACCTGATCGACCAGTCGTTCGGCATCGCCGTCGAGAACGGCGACCTGTTCATCCCGGTCACCGACCCCGACGCCGTTCCCGAGGACCTGCCCCTCTCGGACCGTGACGTGCCCGAGCGGACCCCCCAGCAGACACCTGCGGACCTGCTGGGCTACGAGCCGACCTACGAGCGCCTCGGGGACGTGGTGCTCGTCGACGAGGACGACCCCGAGCGCGCCGCCGAAATCGCCGAGGCCATCGTCGAGTCGGACATCCCGGTCCGGAGCGTGCTCAACCGCGACTCGAAGGTGAAAGGCGAGACGCGAGTTCGGGACTGGGAGGTGCTCGCCGACGAGGGCGACGAACGCCCGCCGACGGAGACCGTCCACCGGGAGTACGGCCACGAGTTCGCCGTCGATGTGGCCGAGGTCTACTTCTCGCCCCGGCTCGCCACCGAGCGAAACCGCGTCGTGGAGCAGATCGAACCCGGCGAGCACGTACTGGACATGTTCGCCGGCGTCGGTCCCTACGCGATCCCGATGGCCGACGCGGGCGCGGAAGTGGTCGCCTGCGACCTCAACCCGGACGCTATCGCGTACCTCGAAGCGAACGCGGAGCGCAACGGCGTCGCCGACCGGATCACCACCCACGTCGGCGACGTGCGGGAGTTGACCGAGGAGTACGAGGGATGGGCCGACCGCTTGGTGATGAACCTCCCTCACACCGCCGCGGAGTTCGCCGACGCCGCCGTCGCGTTCGCCGGGGACTCCTGTGTGATCCACCTCTACGACATCCAGCACGAGGACGGCCCCTTCGACCGGGCCCGCGAGGCGCTGGTGGCGGCCGCCGGCGACGAGTACGAGGTGACGACGCTGGAAGAGCGGGTCGTGCGGTCGTACGCCCCCCACGAACTGAACGTCTGTCTGGACGCGCGACTGGACCGGATCGACTGA